One window of the Thermoleophilaceae bacterium genome contains the following:
- a CDS encoding GNAT family N-acetyltransferase: MLRVYADGRQVAFARAVTDRATFAWLADVFVVAEHRDRGVGVLLMDFVLAHPELQTLRRWLLATLDAHGLYRRFGFEDTPEARFMMRETAEARRALPR, translated from the coding sequence GTGTACGCGGACGGGCGCCAGGTGGCGTTCGCCCGGGCGGTCACCGACCGCGCCACGTTCGCCTGGCTCGCCGACGTGTTCGTGGTGGCAGAGCACCGCGACCGCGGCGTGGGCGTGCTGCTCATGGACTTCGTCCTCGCCCATCCCGAGCTCCAGACACTGCGCCGCTGGCTGCTGGCCACCCTCGACGCCCACGGCCTCTACCGCCGCTTCGGCTTCGAGGACACGCCGGAGGCACGCTTCATGATGCGCGAGACCGCGGAGGCGCGCCGGGCGCTCCCGCGTTAG